In a genomic window of uncultured Flavobacterium sp.:
- a CDS encoding 4'-phosphopantetheinyl transferase superfamily protein, giving the protein MTKVYYTLCKQLSIYSFERAASLLPMEMQKRSREYMRWQDSHAYLYGKLLLKEAICQLGYNNSLELMEKTKYGKPYFEDSDFGFNISHSGEYIVCVISTDEKQNLGIDIEEIRPIEFENFENVFSEEEKKEITNDDNFYTFWTRKEAIVKADGRGLLIPLNTINVSSPSVLLDNNKYNLYEVNIDKNYIAYIAACTNLENKINKVYIDPLNVFFE; this is encoded by the coding sequence ATGACAAAAGTATACTATACGCTATGTAAGCAATTAAGTATTTATTCTTTTGAAAGAGCCGCTTCCCTTTTACCAATGGAGATGCAAAAAAGATCACGAGAATATATGCGATGGCAAGATTCTCATGCCTATCTATATGGAAAACTGTTATTAAAAGAAGCAATCTGTCAATTAGGATATAATAATTCTCTTGAGTTAATGGAAAAAACAAAATATGGAAAACCGTATTTTGAGGATAGTGACTTTGGATTTAATATTTCTCATTCAGGTGAATATATTGTTTGTGTAATTAGTACCGATGAAAAACAGAATTTAGGAATTGATATTGAAGAAATAAGACCAATAGAATTTGAAAATTTTGAGAATGTCTTTTCCGAAGAAGAAAAAAAAGAGATTACTAATGATGATAATTTTTATACTTTTTGGACTCGAAAAGAAGCTATTGTCAAAGCCGATGGAAGAGGATTGCTTATTCCTCTCAACACAATAAATGTTTCGAGTCCATCCGTGCTTTTAGATAATAATAAGTATAATTTGTACGAAGTGAATATTGATAAAAATTACATCGCTTATATAGCTGCCTGCACAAATCTTGAGAATAAAATCAATAAAGTTTACATCGATCCTCTAAATGTATTTTTTGAATAA